In a single window of the Luteolibacter yonseiensis genome:
- the recJ gene encoding single-stranded-DNA-specific exonuclease RecJ: MRAQPFKWIARGEPFQKQANGSTAAFPPILEHLIRQRGLPAGVDLEGYLRPRLRDLADPFLIPDMKIAVDRVFEAIDKGQKVCIYGDYDVDGVTSITLMRRILIAYGLTPRHFIPRRGPEGYGLSTAALERCMEEGPKPDLLITVDCGTVSIKEVAALRADGIDVVIVDHHEPDPAGRPDCCALVNPKCGSDFTYLCAAGVVFKLGHAMMKTRFIDLDLKELIDLVAVATISDIVPMIGENRLMVRHGLKHLPSTLNPGLRALQEVTGMNGHATSMDVGFRIGPRLNAAGRMDVPEDALATLTTDCRRLANDLAQKLDAYNKERQSHEGLIRREAVEMLLQNFDPAKDPVIVLGSRTWHHGVVGIVASRLMRQYHKPTFVIAIDEDGIGKGSGRSIDGISLVEAIRACEDDLLAGGGHAMAAGLSISEEKMDRFRTRFAEYVLNHTSAEQRQPKLMYDAEISFDQLSLEFLASYDLLQPFGNGNPQPVFISRDVGLSRPPLHMKNNHLRFMLRQGYHEQDAVFFGGGEYPLPDPPWDIAFTIDRNTFRGRTTLQLIIQDVRAAE, translated from the coding sequence ATGCGAGCGCAGCCGTTCAAGTGGATCGCACGCGGAGAACCGTTTCAAAAACAAGCGAACGGTTCGACCGCCGCTTTTCCACCGATCCTCGAGCACCTGATCCGCCAGCGGGGACTCCCTGCCGGCGTGGATCTGGAAGGTTATCTGCGCCCCCGGTTGCGGGATTTGGCGGATCCGTTCCTCATCCCTGACATGAAAATCGCCGTGGACCGGGTGTTCGAAGCGATCGACAAGGGCCAGAAGGTCTGCATTTACGGCGACTACGACGTGGACGGCGTGACCTCGATCACCCTCATGCGGAGAATCCTCATCGCCTACGGACTCACTCCCCGCCATTTCATTCCCCGTCGGGGCCCGGAAGGCTATGGCCTCAGCACCGCCGCACTGGAACGCTGCATGGAGGAAGGCCCGAAGCCGGATCTGCTGATCACGGTGGATTGCGGGACGGTCTCGATCAAGGAGGTGGCCGCATTGCGCGCGGATGGGATCGATGTCGTCATCGTCGACCACCACGAACCCGACCCGGCGGGACGACCCGACTGCTGTGCTCTGGTGAATCCGAAGTGCGGCAGCGACTTCACCTACCTCTGCGCGGCGGGCGTCGTCTTCAAGCTCGGCCACGCGATGATGAAAACCCGCTTCATCGATCTGGACCTGAAGGAACTGATCGACCTCGTCGCCGTCGCCACCATTTCCGACATCGTGCCGATGATCGGGGAGAACCGGCTGATGGTGCGCCACGGCCTGAAACATCTGCCCAGCACGCTGAATCCCGGCCTGCGCGCGCTCCAGGAAGTGACCGGCATGAACGGCCACGCCACCTCGATGGACGTCGGCTTCCGCATCGGCCCGCGCCTGAACGCCGCCGGACGCATGGATGTGCCGGAGGACGCGCTCGCCACCCTGACGACGGATTGCCGCCGCCTCGCCAACGATCTCGCGCAGAAACTCGACGCCTATAACAAGGAGCGCCAGTCCCACGAAGGCCTGATCCGGCGGGAAGCGGTGGAAATGCTGTTGCAGAATTTCGACCCCGCGAAAGATCCGGTGATCGTGCTCGGCTCGCGCACGTGGCACCACGGCGTCGTCGGCATCGTCGCCTCGCGGCTGATGCGGCAGTATCACAAACCGACGTTCGTCATCGCCATCGACGAGGACGGCATCGGAAAAGGCTCGGGCCGCAGCATCGACGGGATCTCGCTGGTGGAGGCGATCCGCGCATGTGAGGACGATCTCCTCGCCGGAGGCGGCCATGCGATGGCCGCCGGGCTCTCGATCTCCGAGGAGAAGATGGACCGCTTCCGCACCCGCTTCGCCGAATACGTGCTCAACCACACCAGCGCCGAGCAACGCCAGCCGAAGCTGATGTATGACGCGGAGATCTCCTTCGACCAGCTGTCGCTCGAATTCCTCGCCAGCTACGACCTGCTCCAGCCCTTCGGAAACGGCAACCCGCAACCGGTTTTCATCTCACGCGATGTCGGACTGAGCCGTCCGCCGCTGCACATGAAGAACAACCACCTGCGCTTCATGCTCCGCCAGGGCTACCACGAGCAGGACGCGGTCTTTTTCGGCGGCGGAGAATATCCGTTGCCGGATCCGCCGTGGGACATCGCGTTCACGATCGACCGGAACACGTTCCGCGGGCGGACGACGCTGCAGCTCATCATCCAGGATGTGCGGGCGGCGGAATAA
- a CDS encoding vWA domain-containing protein, with product MNSESPNNPEDRLLDELLREQSHGPDEAFLKQVESAIDAGPRSAATLPPKGNFSRWAIAAGVVLAAGSGFWWWSPDPTPAPQVVSKSNAPKIVSITLPEDGTTSDTMRNDGAAADPLSSGPAVASAAPADDGMSAADRFVEASPVADSSSDLALAADSADAGSPALERAQPAPGMGQPQPPIARQPRARVVPPARGETAKMLQERSAFTTKGEDSVSVEAVSSDRYGTFIDQPWKSPASDPLSTFSIDVDTASYSNVRRMISEGREVPKDAVRIEECINAFKYHYPAPKGDAPFAVGATLADCPWAPGHHLVRMAIKGREIETGKRPASNLVFLIDVSGSMNSPDKLPLLKQSMETMVGQLDERDRVAIVVYAGNEGVALPSTRLDEEGRAKVLAALSNLGAGGSTNGGAGIKLAYEIAKAQKIEGGVNRVILATDGDFNVGLTGQDALVSLVKDRAKSGVYLTVAGFGTGNLNDAMMDAITRDGNGNYFYIDSGREGRKVFLQNLSGTLVTIAKDVKIQVEFNPAKVGRYRLIGYANRVLKNEDFNNDKVDAGDIGAGHTVTAFYEIAPPGEAGTDALKYQAPPEKSAAAPTGEWLTMKLRYKAPDGDESRKIEFPLVGDVRPLANTDKDFQFSTAAALFGMKLRGMDETKDITWGKVRELAKPGLEDDSTEDRAEFVKLVEKLGGGENAAPVQAVANESDSVDGPNVRVIRHQNGTRSILTRNPDGTTIVRKTLSAAGVLTMKATYKLDEKGNPLGCKIVDGQNTELFRVSYGYHKETGKLVDELMFDSRVKRIDPGTGQEMPVQRVTYPYDEAGKRGQPVVLNYFPGQTIEQTLGGQTTYVEPDLFRKPAEAEIIQGN from the coding sequence ATGAACTCCGAATCTCCCAACAACCCCGAAGACCGCCTGCTTGACGAACTGCTGCGCGAGCAGTCCCACGGGCCGGACGAGGCGTTTCTCAAACAAGTCGAAAGCGCCATCGACGCCGGACCACGCTCCGCCGCCACACTTCCGCCGAAAGGAAATTTCTCCCGCTGGGCAATCGCGGCGGGAGTCGTGCTCGCGGCGGGTTCCGGATTCTGGTGGTGGTCGCCGGACCCGACCCCGGCACCGCAGGTGGTGAGTAAAAGCAATGCTCCGAAAATCGTGAGCATCACGTTGCCCGAGGACGGAACCACCTCCGATACCATGAGAAATGATGGGGCGGCCGCGGATCCGCTCTCGTCCGGCCCGGCTGTTGCTTCTGCCGCACCCGCGGATGACGGGATGTCCGCCGCCGACCGTTTTGTTGAAGCGTCCCCGGTCGCCGACTCTTCTTCTGATCTGGCTCTTGCGGCGGATTCGGCGGACGCCGGCTCGCCCGCATTGGAAAGAGCACAGCCAGCTCCGGGAATGGGCCAACCCCAACCGCCCATAGCGCGCCAGCCCCGGGCCAGGGTTGTTCCGCCGGCAAGGGGGGAAACTGCGAAAATGCTACAGGAGCGGAGCGCCTTTACAACCAAGGGCGAGGATTCGGTTTCCGTTGAGGCCGTCTCTTCCGACCGCTACGGCACCTTCATCGACCAGCCGTGGAAATCTCCCGCAAGCGATCCGCTTTCCACGTTTTCCATCGATGTCGATACCGCTTCCTACAGCAATGTCCGGCGGATGATCAGCGAAGGCCGGGAGGTTCCCAAGGATGCCGTGCGGATCGAGGAATGCATCAACGCATTCAAATATCATTATCCCGCGCCGAAAGGTGATGCCCCGTTTGCCGTTGGGGCGACGCTGGCGGATTGTCCTTGGGCGCCGGGACATCACCTCGTCCGGATGGCGATCAAGGGACGGGAGATCGAAACAGGCAAGCGGCCCGCGTCGAATCTTGTTTTCCTCATCGACGTTTCCGGCTCCATGAACAGCCCGGACAAACTGCCGCTGCTCAAGCAGTCCATGGAAACCATGGTCGGCCAGCTTGACGAACGGGACCGCGTGGCCATCGTCGTCTATGCCGGAAATGAAGGTGTGGCATTGCCATCCACCCGCCTTGATGAGGAAGGCCGGGCCAAGGTGCTCGCCGCACTGTCCAACCTTGGGGCGGGCGGTTCGACCAATGGTGGTGCCGGAATCAAGCTCGCGTATGAAATCGCGAAGGCGCAGAAAATCGAAGGTGGCGTGAATCGGGTGATCCTGGCCACTGACGGGGATTTCAATGTCGGCCTCACGGGCCAGGACGCTCTTGTCAGCCTGGTGAAGGATCGGGCGAAAAGCGGTGTCTATCTCACCGTCGCCGGATTCGGCACCGGGAATCTCAACGACGCGATGATGGATGCCATCACCCGCGACGGAAACGGCAACTATTTCTACATCGATTCCGGGAGGGAGGGGAGGAAGGTCTTCCTTCAGAACCTCAGCGGCACCCTCGTCACCATCGCCAAGGATGTGAAAATCCAGGTGGAGTTCAATCCGGCGAAAGTCGGACGCTACCGGCTCATCGGTTATGCGAACCGTGTTTTGAAGAACGAGGATTTCAACAACGACAAGGTGGACGCGGGAGACATCGGAGCGGGCCATACCGTTACAGCGTTCTATGAAATCGCTCCGCCCGGAGAAGCGGGGACCGATGCGTTGAAATACCAGGCTCCACCGGAAAAATCCGCCGCCGCCCCCACCGGCGAATGGCTCACCATGAAGCTCCGCTACAAAGCTCCGGACGGCGACGAGAGCAGGAAAATCGAATTCCCATTGGTTGGCGACGTCCGTCCGCTCGCGAACACGGATAAGGATTTCCAATTCTCCACCGCCGCCGCTCTGTTCGGTATGAAACTCCGTGGCATGGATGAAACGAAGGACATCACCTGGGGAAAGGTGCGCGAACTGGCGAAACCCGGACTGGAGGACGATTCCACCGAAGATCGCGCGGAGTTCGTGAAGCTGGTGGAGAAGCTGGGTGGCGGAGAGAATGCCGCGCCCGTTCAAGCCGTTGCGAATGAATCCGATTCCGTGGATGGCCCGAATGTCCGCGTCATCCGCCATCAGAATGGCACCCGTTCGATCCTGACGCGGAATCCCGATGGGACGACCATCGTCAGGAAGACGCTCTCCGCCGCCGGGGTTCTCACGATGAAGGCCACCTACAAGCTCGACGAGAAAGGGAATCCCTTGGGCTGCAAGATCGTGGATGGTCAGAATACCGAACTCTTCCGTGTCAGCTACGGCTATCACAAGGAGACGGGAAAACTGGTGGATGAGCTGATGTTCGATTCCCGGGTGAAGCGGATTGATCCCGGCACGGGACAGGAAATGCCGGTGCAGAGGGTGACCTATCCTTATGACGAGGCGGGCAAGCGCGGCCAGCCCGTGGTGTTGAACTATTTCCCCGGCCAAACCATCGAACAGACACTCGGCGGCCAAACGACTTACGTGGAACCCGATCTGTTCAGGAAACCGGCGGAGGCTGAAATCATCCAAGGGAATTGA
- a CDS encoding co-chaperone GroES, translating into MANIKPLGQRVLVKRIEADAISAGGIVLPDSAKEKPQEAEVLSLGTGGKDDKGNAIEFTVKVGDKVLISKYGGTEVKVDGQEVLILNEADILGIVG; encoded by the coding sequence ATGGCCAACATCAAACCACTCGGACAACGTGTCCTCGTAAAGCGCATCGAAGCAGACGCCATCAGCGCGGGCGGCATCGTGCTCCCGGACTCCGCCAAGGAAAAGCCGCAGGAAGCTGAGGTTCTCAGCCTCGGTACCGGCGGCAAGGACGACAAGGGCAACGCCATCGAGTTCACCGTGAAAGTCGGCGACAAGGTTCTCATCTCCAAATACGGCGGCACCGAAGTGAAGGTGGACGGACAAGAAGTCCTCATCCTCAACGAAGCGGATATCCTCGGAATCGTCGGCTGA
- a CDS encoding APC family permease: MPSETPPTRLQPALGRWQVLFYGLGSMLGAGIYALVGRAAESLGNAIWLAFLAAMIAALLTGLSYACVGGRYPKAGGAAYVTQRALKKPAISYMVGIAVMMSGLTSMATGSQAIAENLEKVVGMVLPTKLVAVFLVFLIGCVIFRGMRESMWANIVCTVVEAGGLLFIIAVGVRFWGGVNYLETPGDAAGGIGSGITLALVLQGAVLMFFSFIGFEDVLNVSEEVEDPKRDIPFGLVGAMILATLIYMGVAITAVSVLPWRELAASKTPLMEVAHRAAPWFGGIDRVYLGITIFAIGNTALLNYLMGSRLLYGMSRQGLLPTALGRLHARRGTPHLAILVLFGIVSLLILSGGVKPLAEATVLLLLSVFTLVNISLIVLKRRSDEARDGFDVPILVPVLGALVCALLVVVRVQAAFSDPKPGSAVAPLIALGIFVVSCGLYFLMKPGVAEDTEWIEK; encoded by the coding sequence ATGCCTTCCGAAACCCCTCCCACCCGCTTGCAACCCGCCTTGGGACGGTGGCAGGTCTTGTTCTACGGCCTCGGCTCGATGCTGGGCGCGGGAATCTACGCGCTGGTCGGGCGTGCGGCCGAATCCTTGGGGAACGCGATCTGGCTGGCATTCCTCGCGGCGATGATCGCGGCGTTGCTGACGGGGCTTTCCTATGCGTGCGTCGGCGGGCGCTATCCGAAAGCGGGAGGCGCGGCCTATGTGACGCAGCGTGCCCTGAAAAAACCGGCGATCAGCTACATGGTCGGAATCGCCGTGATGATGAGCGGGTTGACGAGCATGGCGACGGGTTCGCAGGCGATCGCGGAAAACCTGGAGAAGGTGGTGGGCATGGTGCTGCCGACGAAGCTGGTGGCGGTTTTTTTGGTTTTTCTCATCGGGTGTGTGATCTTCCGGGGCATGAGGGAAAGCATGTGGGCGAACATCGTCTGCACGGTGGTGGAGGCGGGAGGACTGCTTTTCATCATCGCGGTGGGCGTGAGGTTCTGGGGCGGCGTGAATTATCTGGAGACGCCGGGAGACGCTGCCGGAGGGATCGGATCGGGAATCACCCTGGCTCTGGTGCTCCAGGGCGCGGTGCTGATGTTCTTCTCTTTCATCGGTTTCGAGGACGTGCTGAATGTGAGCGAAGAGGTGGAAGACCCGAAGCGGGACATCCCCTTCGGACTCGTCGGCGCGATGATCCTGGCGACGCTCATCTACATGGGGGTGGCGATCACCGCGGTCTCCGTGCTGCCCTGGCGCGAGCTGGCGGCGAGCAAGACGCCGCTGATGGAGGTGGCGCACCGGGCCGCACCGTGGTTCGGCGGCATCGACCGCGTCTATCTGGGGATCACGATTTTCGCGATCGGGAACACGGCGTTGCTCAATTACCTGATGGGATCCCGGCTGCTTTACGGGATGAGCCGACAGGGACTTTTGCCAACGGCTTTGGGCAGGCTCCACGCGCGGCGGGGAACTCCGCATCTCGCGATCCTCGTGCTGTTCGGCATCGTATCGCTGCTGATTTTAAGCGGAGGGGTGAAGCCGCTGGCGGAAGCGACGGTGCTTTTGTTGCTGTCGGTTTTCACGCTGGTGAACATTTCGCTCATCGTCCTGAAGCGCCGCTCCGATGAGGCAAGGGATGGCTTCGACGTGCCAATCCTCGTGCCGGTGCTTGGAGCGCTCGTGTGCGCGTTGCTGGTGGTGGTGCGGGTGCAGGCCGCGTTTTCCGACCCCAAGCCGGGATCCGCGGTCGCGCCGCTCATTGCATTGGGAATTTTCGTCGTGAGCTGCGGGCTTTATTTCCTGATGAAGCCGGGAGTGGCCGAGGATACGGAGTGGATTGAAAAATGA
- the dnaK gene encoding molecular chaperone DnaK codes for MSKILGIDLGTTNSCMAVMEGGESTVLENSEGARTTPSVVAFAKNGERLVGQAAKRQAVTNPQNTIFSAKRFIGRKYSELKDADKRVPYTIVAAANGDAHIQVEVAGEKKTYSPQEIAAMVLGKLKADAEAKLGEKITQAVITVPAYFNDSQRNATKAAGEIAGLEVLRIINEPTAAALAYGLDKKSDEKIAVYDLGGGTFDISVLEIGDGVFEVLSTDGDTTLGGDDWDNTLIQWIVTEFKKDQGIDLSGQPDALQRIKEEAEKAKIALSSTQSYDISLPFITADATGPKHIQLTLTRSKLEQLTDSLFERTKKPVRDCLKEAGLSASQINELVLVGGMTRMPKVVEIARELAGQTPHQGVNPDEVVAIGAAIQGGVLRGDVKDVLLLDVSPLTLSIETMGGIATAMIERNTTIPAKKSQIFSTAADNQPAVDIQICQGERKMFADNKRLGNFKLDGIAPARRGEPQIEVTFDIDANGILHVSAKDKQSGKEQKISIQGSSGLSKDEIEKAKQEAEAHAEEDKKRVEKVDAKNKADNLVFQVEKQLGELGDNAPAELKSLLEGKVQAVKDAISSDDLEKINSAVSDLEGSLQALSEAAQQAGAGAQQPDVEPAAESGSGEPKQAKGKVVDAEVVD; via the coding sequence ATGTCCAAAATCCTCGGAATCGACCTCGGAACCACGAACTCATGTATGGCCGTCATGGAAGGCGGCGAATCCACCGTCCTCGAAAACTCCGAGGGCGCGCGTACCACCCCGTCGGTGGTGGCTTTCGCGAAAAATGGCGAACGCCTCGTCGGCCAGGCCGCGAAGCGTCAGGCGGTTACCAATCCGCAAAACACGATTTTCTCCGCCAAGCGCTTCATCGGGCGCAAGTATTCGGAGCTGAAGGACGCGGACAAGCGCGTCCCTTACACCATCGTCGCCGCAGCGAATGGCGACGCCCACATCCAGGTGGAAGTGGCCGGTGAGAAGAAGACCTACTCCCCGCAGGAAATCGCCGCAATGGTGCTTGGCAAGCTGAAGGCCGATGCGGAAGCCAAGCTTGGGGAAAAAATCACCCAAGCCGTCATCACGGTTCCTGCCTATTTCAATGACTCCCAACGGAATGCAACGAAAGCCGCGGGCGAAATCGCCGGTCTTGAAGTGCTCCGGATCATCAATGAGCCGACCGCCGCGGCGCTCGCCTACGGTCTCGACAAGAAGTCGGACGAGAAGATCGCCGTCTATGACCTTGGCGGTGGTACGTTCGACATTTCCGTGCTGGAAATCGGCGACGGTGTTTTCGAAGTGCTTTCCACCGATGGCGACACCACCCTCGGCGGTGACGACTGGGACAACACGCTGATCCAGTGGATCGTCACCGAGTTCAAGAAGGACCAGGGCATCGACCTGTCCGGCCAGCCTGACGCGCTCCAGCGGATCAAGGAAGAGGCGGAGAAGGCGAAGATCGCCCTTTCCTCCACCCAGTCCTACGACATCAGCCTGCCGTTCATCACCGCCGACGCCACCGGACCGAAGCACATCCAGCTCACGCTCACCCGTTCCAAGCTGGAGCAGCTCACGGATTCCCTTTTCGAGCGCACCAAGAAGCCTGTCCGTGACTGCCTCAAGGAAGCCGGTCTCTCCGCCTCGCAGATCAACGAACTCGTCCTCGTCGGAGGTATGACCCGTATGCCGAAGGTCGTGGAAATCGCCCGCGAGCTCGCAGGCCAGACCCCGCACCAAGGCGTGAACCCGGATGAGGTCGTCGCCATCGGCGCGGCCATCCAGGGCGGCGTGCTCCGTGGCGATGTGAAGGACGTGCTCCTTCTCGACGTCAGCCCGCTCACCCTCTCCATCGAGACCATGGGTGGCATCGCCACCGCCATGATCGAGCGGAACACCACGATCCCCGCCAAGAAGTCCCAGATCTTCTCGACCGCCGCCGACAACCAGCCGGCCGTGGACATCCAGATCTGCCAAGGCGAGCGCAAGATGTTCGCCGACAACAAGCGCCTTGGAAACTTCAAGCTCGACGGCATCGCCCCGGCCCGCCGTGGTGAGCCTCAGATCGAGGTCACCTTCGACATCGACGCGAACGGCATCCTCCACGTCTCCGCCAAGGACAAGCAGTCCGGCAAGGAACAGAAGATCTCCATCCAAGGCAGCTCCGGCCTCTCCAAGGACGAGATCGAAAAAGCCAAGCAGGAGGCCGAAGCCCACGCCGAAGAGGACAAGAAGCGCGTTGAGAAGGTCGATGCCAAGAACAAGGCGGACAACCTCGTCTTCCAGGTCGAGAAGCAGCTCGGCGAACTCGGTGACAACGCGCCCGCCGAACTCAAGTCCCTTCTCGAAGGCAAGGTCCAGGCAGTGAAGGACGCGATCTCCAGCGACGATCTTGAAAAGATCAACAGCGCCGTCAGCGATCTGGAAGGTTCCCTCCAGGCGCTTTCCGAAGCCGCCCAACAAGCCGGTGCCGGAGCACAGCAACCCGACGTGGAACCCGCCGCCGAATCCGGCTCGGGCGAGCCGAAGCAAGCGAAGGGTAAGGTTGTCGACGCGGAAGTCGTAGACTGA
- the groL gene encoding chaperonin GroEL (60 kDa chaperone family; promotes refolding of misfolded polypeptides especially under stressful conditions; forms two stacked rings of heptamers to form a barrel-shaped 14mer; ends can be capped by GroES; misfolded proteins enter the barrel where they are refolded when GroES binds) — MAKQLQFDEAARQSLLRGVEKLARAVKATLGPAGRNVILDKKFGSPTITKDGVSVAKEIELECPYENMGAQLIREVSSKTSDIAGDGTTTATVLAEAIYKEGLRNVTAGANPISLQRGIMKATEAIVAQLKELSKTVSDAKEIAQVASISANSDKEIGNIIAEAMDKVGKDGTITVEEAKGIETTLDVVEGMQFDKGYLSPYFVTNPESMEAHLESAYILINEKKISSLKDMLPLLEKVAKTGRPLLIIAEDVEGEALATLVVNKLRGILNIAAVKAPGFGDRRKAMLEDLAILTGGRVITEDLGIKLESVELSDLGEAKRITISKENTVIVEGGGTSEGITGRVNQIRRQIEDTTSDYDREKLQERLAKLAGGVAVINVGAATETEMKEKKARVEDALHATRAAVEEGIVAGGGTALIRAHAAVGDLGLEGDEKTGAGIIARAVEAPLRQLVANAGREAAMIVDQVKKGKGGEGYNVATDKFEDLIASGVVDPTKVTRTALQNAASISGLLLTTEALITDLPAKEAPGGGGGHDHGMGGMGGMM, encoded by the coding sequence ATGGCCAAACAACTCCAATTCGACGAAGCAGCACGCCAGTCCCTCCTGCGCGGTGTTGAAAAACTCGCCCGCGCCGTCAAGGCGACCCTCGGACCTGCCGGACGCAATGTCATCCTCGACAAGAAATTCGGTTCCCCAACCATCACCAAGGACGGTGTCTCGGTTGCCAAGGAAATCGAGCTCGAGTGTCCATATGAAAACATGGGCGCCCAGCTGATCCGCGAGGTTTCCTCCAAGACCTCCGACATCGCCGGTGACGGCACCACCACCGCGACCGTGCTTGCCGAAGCCATCTACAAGGAAGGCCTCCGCAACGTCACCGCCGGTGCCAACCCGATCTCGCTGCAACGCGGCATCATGAAGGCCACCGAGGCGATCGTCGCCCAGCTCAAGGAACTTTCCAAGACCGTCTCCGACGCGAAGGAAATCGCCCAGGTCGCCTCCATCTCCGCCAACTCGGACAAGGAAATCGGCAACATCATCGCCGAAGCCATGGACAAGGTCGGCAAGGACGGAACCATCACCGTTGAAGAAGCCAAGGGCATCGAAACCACCCTCGACGTCGTCGAAGGCATGCAGTTCGACAAGGGCTATCTCAGCCCATACTTCGTCACCAACCCCGAGTCCATGGAAGCGCACCTCGAGAGCGCCTACATCCTCATCAACGAGAAGAAGATCTCCTCCCTCAAGGACATGCTTCCCCTCCTTGAGAAGGTTGCCAAGACCGGCCGTCCTCTCCTCATCATCGCTGAAGATGTCGAAGGCGAAGCTCTTGCGACCCTCGTGGTGAACAAGCTCCGCGGCATCCTCAACATCGCCGCCGTCAAGGCTCCCGGCTTCGGCGACCGCCGCAAGGCCATGCTCGAAGACCTCGCCATCCTCACCGGTGGCCGCGTGATCACGGAAGACCTCGGCATCAAGCTGGAGTCCGTCGAGCTCAGCGACCTCGGCGAAGCCAAGCGCATCACCATCAGCAAGGAAAACACCGTCATCGTTGAAGGCGGCGGCACTTCCGAAGGCATCACCGGCCGCGTGAACCAGATCCGCCGCCAGATCGAGGACACCACCAGCGACTACGACCGTGAGAAGCTCCAGGAGCGCCTTGCCAAGCTCGCAGGCGGCGTCGCCGTCATCAACGTCGGTGCTGCAACCGAAACCGAGATGAAGGAGAAGAAGGCCCGCGTCGAGGACGCCCTCCACGCGACCCGTGCGGCCGTCGAAGAAGGCATCGTCGCCGGAGGCGGTACCGCCCTCATCCGCGCCCACGCCGCTGTCGGCGACCTGGGCCTGGAAGGTGACGAGAAGACCGGTGCCGGCATCATCGCCCGCGCCGTGGAAGCTCCTCTCCGCCAGCTCGTCGCCAACGCGGGCCGCGAGGCCGCGATGATCGTCGACCAGGTCAAGAAGGGCAAAGGCGGCGAAGGCTACAATGTCGCCACCGACAAGTTCGAAGACCTCATCGCTTCCGGTGTTGTCGATCCTACCAAGGTCACCCGCACCGCGCTCCAGAACGCGGCGTCCATCTCCGGACTCCTCCTCACCACCGAGGCCCTCATCACCGACCTTCCTGCGAAGGAAGCGCCAGGCGGCGGCGGTGGTCACGACCACGGCATGGGCGGAATGGGCGGCATGATGTAA